Below is a window of Sciurus carolinensis chromosome 6, mSciCar1.2, whole genome shotgun sequence DNA.
tttaattgaaagtaTAATGTGATTACTTTTATTGAATCCAAATCAAGAACCAAATTATTATGagcattttatcagttttttgtaATTTGTAAATGTATCAACTTAAtaaccaaaaaaaggaaataaatcatatataaaataagtgttcttttttctgaagaaaaGGGTATagtttgatatatattttcatgtttaagtAATAACAGTGGGCTACATTCTGTAGCAACCAAACAGTTGCACATCTCTATATATACCCTGAGTATAATTTAGCAAGTTAATTCTTTAATTCAATGCTTTTTATCTAGCCCTAATTTTCTAAAGACACAGGGTAAGGTCAATGAATAAAATGTACTTCCAGCTTACATGAGGTCCTATTACTAAAAGTTCAAAAACTAAACACCACACACCTACCTAATGTACTTCCAATATGTGTGGAGGCATTTCAAGAAAAACACAGATGAAAACATAAGATTACTCAGGAGTATCTTTGGGAATTCATCTAGGAAATGTTATCCTCAGTTTCAACATTAGGTTGTTTTTTTATACAACACATTGCACAGGGTAAATACTTAATACAGTGTTTATGTTGAGTTCATTTCCAGACTGTGACTGTTGTTGAGTTACTTTAGAATTGCTACATTAAAAGTCTTGGTATTAATCCTAAATAACAAATGGTGTGAtgactattttcttttatatgcaATAACTTAGTGATCTTATGTCTTCCTCTTGCAGTTTCCCTTGTTCGTCTATTTTGGAGATGAGTCAATTCTCTAGCAGTCCTTTCAGAAACTGTTATTTAATAAGGGCTATGAAAATTTTAGCTGCACCCTCCAATGATGAGGATTGTTTTCCAGGCATTAAAATTGAGTTCTTGGCCCTTAAGTGTACGGAGAAAGAATAACATTCGCAGACTGTAGTGTGGGTTTTTCCTCCTTGGCATTACAGAGAGACACCAGCTTCATTTTGTAATTAACCAACATAAGCAGGAAAGGACTGAGAGCAGAGAAGCCTGAAGAGAGGGCTGTGAGAACAGCTGGAATAAAGACATATGCTGCCAAGTCTTTCAAGAAATAGACTAAGATAAAGTGAGAAATCCAAAGTGGAGTGATCAGCaacattaataaaatactgaACTTGGCCCCTCTAAGGATTTCAGTTTCTGAATCATCATCTCCAATCCAGATGTCACCATATgtcatcttctttttctctgaaaggAGGAAAGACATCCAGAAACAGACAAAGACTAAGATAGCTAGAGGAAGAATATCAatcagaactaaaaatattttcccatagtAAAACTCTACCTGCTCGTTTCCAAAGCCAATTAAGCAATCCATGTAAATCCTGTTAGTAGACAAGGATTCTGTATCATTTCCTGTGTTCAGGTATTCTGATTTTCTAGTATATATTAAAACCGGGATGTACACTGCCACACCAGCCACCCAAAGTGCAGAGACCCACTTCAGGGAATGTCTCTGTTGGTCCAGGTTTGCAGCCTCGCCCGAGGGGTAGACAATGTGGTAGAGCTTCCGGTGGTAGAACAATGCAAAGTGTAACAGGAACCAGATGGCCAGCGAAGTTGTCAGAGCCGAGGTGAAGTGCAGAACTTTGCAGCCAGCTGAATCCAGCATGATACCGGAAGAATAAACAATTTTCATGACATTGACCACCAAGTTTTTAATAAGGTGGACAAATA
It encodes the following:
- the LOC124986389 gene encoding uncharacterized protein LOC124986389, with product MKLSADVLEIIACAILILVSFVGNVCLFYSTRKCISGRLQISFLLIFSLVFVHLIKNLVVNVMKIVYSSGIMLDSAGCKVLHFTSALTTSLAIWFLLHFALFYHRKLYHIVYPSGEAANLDQQRHSLKWVSALWVAGVAVYIPVLIYTRKSEYLNTGNDTESLSTNRIYMDCLIGFGNEQVEFYYGKIFLVLIDILPLAILVFVCFWMSFLLSEKKKMTYGDIWIGDDDSETEILRGAKFSILLMLLITPLWISHFILVYFLKDLAAYVFIPAVLTALSSGFSALSPFLLMLVNYKMKLVSLCNAKEEKPTLQSANVILSPYT